The Triticum dicoccoides isolate Atlit2015 ecotype Zavitan chromosome 6A, WEW_v2.0, whole genome shotgun sequence genome has a window encoding:
- the LOC119318978 gene encoding protein PSK SIMULATOR 1-like, producing MLCFINITTKPALKQKSVMIFNSELMRQRKLVKTLRKKSLWSRPLEDTVEKLVDAIIFLHKQTLDAFNEAVPIGAAFMEQGQNKRLGSCGLTLHYANIINQTEDIVTIIMPLHPQVSRGAFAELKGSSARIGFYLKADLIFCAFVCDVILAYERTYVCMCACRPDGWLCF from the exons ATGCTGTGCTTCATCAACATCACGACCAAGCCAGCCCTCAAGCAAA AGAGTGTTATGATTTTCAATAGTGAACTAATGCGCCAAAGGAAGCTTGTGAAAACTTTGAGGAAGAAATCCTTGTGGTCCAGACCTTTGGAGGAT ACTGTAGAAAAGCTTGTCGATGCCATCATTTTTCTGCATAAACAAACCCTGGATGCATTCAATGAAGCTG TTCCTATAGGTGCCGCCTTCATGGAGCAAGGTCAGAACAAAAGGCTAGGTTCATGTGGTCTCACACTACATTATGCTAACATCATCAATCAAACTGAAGATATA GTCACCATTATAATGCCTTTGCATCCACAAGTTTCTAGAGGTGCGTTTGCTGAGCTAAAAGGATCTTCTGCTAGAATAGGTTTCTACCTAAAGGCAGATCTTATATTTTGCGCTTTTGTCTGTGATGTAATACTGGCATATGAACGTACATATGTATGCATGTGTGCATGTAGACCGGATGGATGGTTGTGCTTTTAG